GAGCTCGCATCTGCCTGTCGGCCAGGACTCTATGCGGCTAGGGATCAGCGGTATGAAATGCAGCAGGCAGCCTGTTGGGCGCGGGGGCTGCTGCTGCAGGGAGCGGACTCGATCGGCATAGTGGTGACCGATCTGCAGGCGCGGCGCAGCTCGATTGAGCGGATTTTCCGCGACCAGATCGACCCGCAGGCGATTCTGCGTCTCAGCGAAGAAGAGACGGCCTTCAGCCTGTCGCTGGGTGCGCCGTTGATCGAACAGGGGCCGATTTATGCCGCGCTGGAGATTCTTGCGGTCGGGTATCGCTTGACCCTCGATCAGCTCAGTTTTCTGCTGCGCACCCCCTACCTTGGCGGAAGTGTGACTGAAGCCGACTGTCGGGCCATCTTCGACAGTCAGGTGCGTTCTTTTCGGCAACAGAGTTTTCGACTCGAGCGTATCATCAAACTGACCGCACCCGTAAAACCCAAAAAAGAGGATGAGGTCACGCCAGGCCAGGGAAGGGCTCCCGGGTTCGGGGTCCATCTGCAGCGTCTGGCCAAACTGACCGCTGGCGAGCAACGGAAGATGCCAGGGGAATGGGTTACGCTGTTCGCCAGTACCTTGTCACAGGCTGGTTGGCCGGGTGAGCGGAGCCTTGCGAGCAGTGAATATCAGATGCTTAAGGTCTGGCATGACAGAGTGCTGCCAGCCTTTGCTTCTCTCGATGCCGTTTCAGCACCGATTGAGCGTAACCAGGCTCTCACCCTCTTGCGGCGCCTAACGGCAGAAACAGAGTTTCAGCTCGAAGCGCCTACTGGTCCGGTACAGGTCGTCGGTTTGCTTGAATCCGCCGGGCTAGAGTTCGAGCACCTCTGGGTGATGGGGATGGCCGAAGATGCCTTGCCGTCTCCCGCGCGGCCGAATCCGTTTTTGCCCGTCGCCCTGCAGGTTGCAGAGCATATGCCCCATGCGAACGCCGAGCGTGAACTCGAATTCGCGCGGCAGGTGGTGATACGCCTGAAGGCGGCGAGCCCCGCGACTATCTTCAGCTATGCCCTGCGCGACGGTGATTGTGATCTGCGCCCCAGTCCGTTGATTCATGATCTCCCCATGGTGGAACCAGTTTTTGCATTTCCCGCCGATATGCGCAGCCAGATGCTGACGAATCCTCTCTTCCTCGATGAGCATAGCGATGTTCAAGGTCCCCTCCTTGCGATGGAACGTGCACAGGGCGGAACCAGTATCCTCAAGGATCAGGCGCTCTGTCCGTTTCGGGCTTTTGCACGCCATCGTCTTCAAGCTTACAGTTTCGATGAGGCTCAACCCGGGCTGGACGCTATGACGCGTGGTAACCTGCTGCACAAGTCCCTTGAACTCTTCTGGCTAGAGGTCAAGGATCAACGGACGTTGAACGGGCTGTCCGGTACCAGACGCTGTGACACAATCCAGCGTGCGGTGACTCTGGCTCTTGATCTGTATTTCAAAGATCGTCCCGAGCCTCAGTCCGGTCTTCTTGAGATTGAGCAGACCCGGCTGCAGAATCTGATCGAAGAGTGGCTGGACCAGATTGAGCAGGGGCGCCCGCCGTTCGAGATTATCAAGCTGGAGGATGATCGGGTTCAACAGATCGGGCCCTTACAGATCCGCACGATTATCGATCGTATCGATCGCCTTGAAGATGGCAGCCTGGTGATTCTCGATTATAAGACCGGCGCGGTCGAAGCCGAACTGCTGGTCGGCGAGCGGTTGCTTGAACCCCAGTTGCCGATCTATGCGATTACCAATAGCGAGGCCGAGGCCGATGGTGTCGCCTTTGCGCAAGTGCGCCGCGGCAGTTGCAAGCTGATCGGGGTGGCGCGTGAAACGGGCCTGTTGCCGAAGGTCGACGGCGTCGAAAGGCATAAAAAAGCGCAGCTGCTTGCATTGCACAGTTGGGATGAATTGCTCAAGCACTGGCGTCAGCAGCTTGAGACGGTCGCCGCGGATTTTGGCGCAGGGGTGGCCCGCGTCGATCCCGTCGATTATAAACATGCCTGTCAATATTGTGACTTAACCGGGCTCTGCAGAATTGCCGAAGCTGAAGTGAGAATTGCGACTTTTGGAGGGGAAGAATGAGTCTGACGATTGCCGATCAAGCTCAGCGTCAAGCCGCCATCGACCCAGCTCGCTCCTATATCGTTCAGGCCCCGGCTGGATCAGGCAAGACCGAACTGCTGATTCAGCGCTTTCTCGCTCTGTTGGGCCGGGTCGAAAAGCCGCAACAGATTCTGGCGATCACCTTCACGCGTAAGGCGGCGACCGAAATGCGTAATCGGCTGCTTGAGGCGTTGACAGCTGCCCACCAGGCCTGCCCTGCTGAAGAGCACAAGGCACAGACCTGGCACCTGGCCCGTCAGGCGTTGCAGCGAGATCAGGATAAGGCCTGGAATATTTTACAGAACCCGGCCTTGCTGGCGATCCAGACCATCGACAGTTTTAACAGCTCGCTGGTGCGCAAGATGCCATGGCTCTCCCGGTTTGGCGGTCTGCCGGAATTGGCTGATGATCCTGAGCAGCTCTATTTGAAGGCGACTGAACGTCTGTTGCAACGTCTGGGGACCGATCAGCCCGGGAGCGCATCAATAAAACGCCTGCTCGCCCATTTAGACAACAACATGGCGCGTCTTCAGCAAATGCTGGTGGCGATGCTGCAAAAACGCGATCAATGGCTGCGACACCTCTATGGTATCCGCGATGCCGACCCCTGTGATCTGCTTGAGGATTCACTCGCACAGGTCGTTGCGTTGGATCTGGCTGGACTTGCCGCGGCTACTCCTCAGGGGTTGTGCACAGAAATTCTGGCCTGTGGGCGGACCGCTGCCGCGAATCTGGCTCAGGGGAAAGAGCGACCGCTGCTCTATCTGACCGATCTCGAGTGGATGCCGCGCGCCGAGAGTGCGCATCTGCCCCTATGGCAAGGGTTGGCCGACCTGCTGTTGGCCGGCGTCGGGACGCTGCGCAAACCTGGCGGGATCAATGCCGGGATCGGCTTCCCGGCTTCAGACAACGAACCGCGAGCACGGATGCAGCAACTGGTCGAACAGCTTGCGGCTTTCCCCCTCTTTATCGAAAAGCTGGACACCTGTCGTAACCTGCCCGATGCTAAATATCCGCCAGAGCAGCGCCTGATTCTGGCCTGTCTGATTGAGCTGTTGCCGCTTCTGGTCGGAGAACTCTGGTTGGTTTTCCGTGGTGAGGGGCAGGCCGATTACGCCGAGATTGCGCTGATGGCTATGGCGGCGCTGGGTTCAGCAGATGACCCGAGTGACCTGCTGCTCAAACTCGACAGCCGTCTTGAACATATTCTGGTCGATGAATTCCAGGATACCTCCTGGATGCAGTATGGCTTGCTCGAGATGCTTACGGCAGGTTGGCAGGCGGGTGACGGTCGCAGCCTCTTTTTGGTCGGTGACCCGATGCAGTCGATCTATCGGTTTCGTGAGGCCGAGGTCGGACTCTTTCTCAAGTCGTTTGAGGGGCAGCTTGGGGCGCAGGGGCCGACACTCGAACCCCTGCACCTGTGTTGTAACTTTCGTTCGCAAGCGGGGCTTGTCGATTGGGTCAATCTGACCTTTGCCGAGATATTCCCCGCTCAGGTCGATGCGGCGACTGGGTCCGTGCCATTGGCGGCAGCCACAGCGGTTCATGCAACGCTCACCCCCCCAGCAGTCACTTTGGCCGCTTTCAATGGTCGAGACGACAAGAGCGAGGGAACGTTGGTCGCGGGATTGGTTAAGCGTATCCAGCAGGCAAGCCCGGAGCACTCCATCGCCATTCTGGTGCGTGGGCGCAGTCACCTGACCGTGATTTTGCACCAGTTGCGTGAACAGGGGCTGCGGTATCAGGCGAAGGAGATCGAATATCTCGGTACCCAGCCGGTTGCCCTCGATCTGCTCGCATTGGTGCGCGCTTTGGTCCATCGTGCCGACCGTCTAGCTTGGTTGACGGTGCTGCGGGCTCCCTGGTGTGGGCTGATGCTTTCTGATCTGCATACTTTGATCGAAGAGGCGCGAGGCGAGCCTTTGCCTGCAGTGTTGCAGAACCCGAAACGGTTACTTGCCCTTTCGGTCGACGGGCAAGCGCGGCTTGCCCGGATCTGGCCGGTGCTGGAGCAGGGGGTGAATCGGCGCGGGCGGTTTAATCTGCGCCAGTTGCTGGAATCTTGCTGGCTCTCCCTCGGCGGTCCGGCCTGTTACAATCAGGAGGGCATCGAAGATGCTGCATTGGTCTTTGATTTGGTCGAACATCTGCAAAAAGGTGGAGAGATGCCGACTCATGCCAGTCTCGAGCAGGGCTTAGCCAAACTGTTCGCCGTGCCCGATACCGAGGCCGATGGGCGCCTGCAGGTGATGACGATTCATAAGTCAAAGGGACTCGAGTTTGATCATGTTATCCTCCCCGGGCTTGGGAGGATGCCGGCCGGGAATGACAACCCCCTGCTGCGTTGGCTGGAGCATCCTCAGGTCGGATTGCTATTGGCGCCGATCGCAGCTAAAAATGGTGGAGAGCAGGATCCGATCTACCAATTTATCGGTCGACTTGAACGGCAAAAGCAGGATTTTGAGGCTTCGCGACTGCTCTATGTTGCCGCGACTCGGGCCAGACAACATCTGCATCTGTTTGCCCATGCCAAAGAGAACAGTAAAGGTGAACTTAAGCCTGCGAACGGCTCGCTGCTGGCAAAACTCTGGCCGGTGATCGAAGCCGAGTTCTGTCGGCAATCGCATGCGGCGGTTGCGGAAGAGCGGGAGAGTTTTGCCCTGAATTTGCGCCGACTTTCCCTCGACTGGTCGCTGCCCCAGGCGGAAGCTGCACCGATCCCGGAGATTTCGCAGGCGAATAAGGCCTCTGCACCGGCTGAAGAGGAGACGCTCTTTTTTTCAGGCTGGGAGCAGCAGTCCCTGCGTCATGTCGGGACTCTGGTGCATACGATTCTCGAACAGATTGGTCGGCAGGGATGCGACTTCTGGGTGGCTGGTGAGGTGGCGCAACAGGATCAGAGACTTAAGCGTCAGCTGGCAAGTCTGGGTGTGCCAGCCCATGACCAGGGTGGTGCTTTGACCCGGATTCGTGAAGCGGTCAACCGGACGCTCAGCAGTCAGCAAGGACAATGGATTCTGCATGCGCATCGGGAGGGGGCCTGTGAGCTGGAACTTTCTGGACAGATTGCCGGGCAGGCCATTCATGCCGTGATTGATCGCACCTTTATCGATGAAAACGGCACCCGCTGGGTGATCGACTACAAGACCAGTTCCCCAAAGGTGGCGGAGAAAGTGGAGTCTTTTATTCAGCGTGAGACAGACCACTATCGAACGCAGCTTTCGGGTTATTTGCGGTTAATGGCGGCAATGGAACCGCAGCGTGAGATTCGCGCGGCGCTCTATTTTCCGATGATTGATCATTTTGTGGAGCTGGATGATGGGTCGAGATAGGTTTTTTATTTTGATGGTTTTCGTTATCGTGTTGAACGGTTGCGGCCAGCGCACCGGCTATGAAATATTTCGTCAGATGGGCTATCAGGAATGTCTTAAAAATAGCCCGCGACCTGCCGAAGACTGCCGGTATTCCCCTGATTTTGACAAATATCAGCAGCTGCGCAAGGAGCGCTATCCTGAATAAATTTCACCATTTGGACTGAGCAGAATGTGTTTCAGATTGACGACAAATTGGGTATGCTGTGTTATCTTCGACAGGCAACATTTTTAAATTTACAGGAGCTGCTATGAAAAAGTTGGTAATGTTTGCTTTGATCGTCCTGATCTCTCTCCCTGTTGTCGCTCGGGCGGGCGATACTGAACGTCGTCAGTTGGCCGAACAGTTTCTTACTCTCAATAAGGTTAAGGAACAGGTTGATATGATGTACGGAAAAGTAGAAGGTATTATCGTGTCCCAGATAGAAGCGATAGATATCCCCGAGAATCGAGAAAAAAATCTGCTTGAGATGCAGAAGATTGCGCGTAATCTGCTTTTTAAAGGACTCAGCTGGGACAGCCTGAAAGAAGAATATACCAAGCTGTATACCGACACTTTTACGGAAAAAGAGCTCCAGGGTCTTATTGAATTCAGCAAAAGTCCTCTCGGGCAGAAGATGGCAGAGAAGAGTCCGATTTTGATGCAGAAATCGATGGAGATCGGTCGTCAGCATGCCCAGCAGGTGATGCCGAAGGTACAACAGGCAATTCAGGACTATATGAAAGAGAATGTCAAGACGGTCAAGACGCCGTCAGAAACATCTGAAAAAAAACCTGCCGCAGGGAAAACCGCCGACTGAGACGTGAAAGGGGGCACACGATGGAATTATCCACAGGATTTCGCCAACTGGTAGCTGAAGCTGAATCCCGCGTCAAGAGGGTTCAGGTCACGGATCTGCTCGAAGATGCCCAGCGTCAGAACTACATGTTGGTTGATCTGCGTGACATTCGCGAACTCTGGCGCGAGGGGACGATCCCCGGCAGCATCCACGTACCACGTGGTATGCTTGAATTTTGGGTTGATCCCGAAAGCCCATATTTTCACAAGGCGTTCATTGACCCGAAACCGCTGATTCTCTTCTGTAACAAAGGGTGGCGTTCGGCGCTGGCGGCTGATGTCTGTCAACGGATGGGGATCACCAGAGTTGCCCATATCGAAGGTGGCTATGAAGCCTGGGTTGCTGCTGGTGGCGCTGTCGAGCCAAAAGAAAAGCGTTGAATAGCTGTTACTGCCTGCCTCCCCATTATTTTAAAGGGACCCCTCTTCTGAGGGGTCCTTTTTTTGTGTTTGAAGGGCTGTGTCTTCAGTGGCAGAACACCTCAGAGTACAGGGCATGTTACTATGCTCGAAGATGATGACAATAAAGGTCAGGAGCCCTGAGTGCCATGAATCTCTATCGAAGCCTGGTGGCCAGATTTTACGATTACGCAATGCGCAAGGTTGAGCATCTCTGTCTCGAGGGGTGGAGAACTGAACTCCTGTCTGAAGTGGATGGGGATGTGCTGGAGATTGGTGCGGGCACTGGAGTGAATCTTGAATATTATTCTTCCGGGGTCAAACATTTAGTGCTATGCGAGCCGGATGCCGCGATGCGTCAGCGCCTTGAACGGAGACTGCAGGACAATCCACGAGCATCCGTGCTGATTTCTCCCTGTGCTGCAGAACGCCTGGACGTTGCTGATGCCAGCATCGACAATCTGGTTTCGACTCTGGTGTTCTGCTCGGTGACCAACCCTCAACTGGCGATGCTTGAGGCCTTTCGTGTGCTTAAGTCGGGAGGCCGCCTAGTCTTGATGGAGCATGTCGCTGCGAATCCTGACTCTGGTTTATTCTTCTGGCAACGCTTCTGGCAGCCTCTTTGGAAGGGCTTTGCCTGCAACTGTCATCTGACCCGTGAGACAGCCCAACTGCTTGAGGAGATTGGCTTTAAACTGGCATTGCGTCCGGAGACCATGCGCGGAGCGCCGGCGATCGCGGCACCCATGATTGTCGGTTATGCGATCCGCCCCTGATACAATGGAGTCCGTTATGAAGAAACGTTTGCAAGAAGTTCATTCCTTCTGGTTTGGTCAATCGGAAGACGATCTGGAGGTTATCCGGCAGAAAGGAAAGCTCTGGTTTGCAAAGGATGAACAGGTTGATCAGTTTATCCGTGAAACATTCTCGGATCTCATGCAACTTGCTTCCAGGGAGCAAATCTCTCTGAAACCTTTGTCCCCCTCGCTGCAGCTGGCGGTGATCCTGCTTCTTGATCAATTTTCTCGCAATGTTTACAGAAATGACCCGCGTAGTTTTGTTTCTGACCCTGTCGCACGTAAGCTGGTGCAGCAGCTCATGCCGCTGGCAGAGGCGCTGCGCCCTGTCGAAAAGGTTTTTCTTTACCTCCCACTTGAGCATTCAGAAAACCTCGATGATCAGAGGAAATCTGTGGCGCTGTTTCTGCAGCTATCAGAATCCGTCGATGATCGGCTGAAAGATGCCTTTGTCGGCTTTTTCGATTATGCCGTTCGTCACCACGACATCATTGTCAGATTCGGGCGATTTCCACATCGCAATAAGGTGTTAGGGCGTACTTCATCAGCTGAAGAGCTAAGGTTTTTACTTCAACCCGGCTCTTCTTTTTAGATCCGACTCCTTTTGGAGACAGGATTGCTTTAAACTGGCAGGGAGGTATATATTACTTCAAAGGTCATATTTTAAATTGTCGCCGTCACAGCGGGGGAGCAAGCCGATGGAAATGTTGAAAACCTACATGGAATCCCGATCTGAAGGTGTCTTACGTCTGCTGGAAGGAGGGAAAAGGCGCGGGCTTGAAGAGTTGCGCAAAGGGAACGGTCGCGGTACGCAGAAGGCGCTGTTTGAAATCGTCGCAAGTTCGCAGCATACATTTCTGGAACTCCATCATCGCTGTCAGATGGCGTTGCGCTTTGCCCATGGTGAGACCGCACGGGAGGTCGCGCTGGATATCCAGTATCTCCTCTATCTTTTCAGCAAAAGGGTCTATGAGGTAGCCTTCTCGCGCGATGAGACTGATCCTTCGATCAGCTTTCCGCCGCCAGAAGCTTACTCCCGACATTATCCCGGCTCAGGTCCTGAGGAACCGGAGAGTCAGAGGCTCTTCCGGCGCTATTTCGATGATACGGTCTACTCAACTGATAAGTCGCGACTGCAGGTGGGGGCGGAACTTGATGTGGCGCGCAAGGAAAGGTTGGCGCAGGTTTTGGGGCAACCCAGCGCGGCTTGATGTGCCTCGTTTAACGCAGGCCAGTTAATTATGCGCCTGCGCGATTTCGACAGTTTAATTCTCTTTGTGAACATGTCAGTATGGCGGAATGTTAAATAAACGCCATGTCATTCGTGTAGAGGGGATCGTTCAGGGGGTCGGTTTCCGCCCGTTTATTTATCGCCAGGCTCAGCTGTTTGCCCTGAATGGCTGGGTGTACAACGATACTCAGGGTGTTCTGATCGAGGTTGAGGGACCAGAGTCACAGTTTGCTCTCTTTTTAACGGCTATCCGCACCAAGCTTCCTCCGCTGGCCCATATCTCCTGCCTCTCAACCCATGAAATACCGTTGACTTCCGTGCCAGGCTTCGCTATTCGCGACAGTCGGCATTCTGTACAGCAGTCAACACAAATCTCCCCAGATGCCTATGTGTGCCCCGATTGTTTATCAGAACTCTTCGCTCCCGAGGATCGGCGTTTTCGCTATCCCTTTATCAACTGCACCAATTGTGGTCCACGCTACAGTATTGTCTGTGGCGTTCCCTATGATCGGCCTTTGACGACTATGGTCGATTTTCCTCTCTGCCAGGCATGTCAGCAGGAATATGACGACCCGACCTCGCGCCGTTTTCATGCGCAACCGAACGCCTGTACCGACTGTGGCCCCGCCCTTGGTCTCTTTGATCAGGACGGCGTGCAAATCCCCACGGATGACCCATTGGCAGAGAGTCTTGTTTGTCTGCAGCAGGGGGAAGTGCTGGCCATTAAAGGGCTGGGTGGTTTTCACCTTGCCGTTGATGCACAGAATTGCGCAGCTGTAGCACGATTACGGCAGCGTAAATTTCGTGATGAAAAGCCCTTCGCTCTTATGGCGAAGGACATCCAAACGGTTGGGCAGTTTGCCCACCTCGGGGCAGTTGAAAAGCGACTGCTCGAGTCAGTTGAACGGCCCATCGTACTGCTGGAAAAGAAGCTTGAACAAACACTCATCTGTGAGTTGACCGCTCCGAATAATCGCTATCTGGGGGTGATGCTCCCCTATACCCCGCTCCATTATCTTTTGTTTGAAGCCTTTCCGGCCCTGATTATGACCAGCGGTAATCAGAGCGACGAACCGATTGCCTACGGCGAAGCAGAGGCCTTTGCCCGCCTGAACGGGATCGCGGATGTCTACCTCAGCCACAATCGACGGATTCAGATCCGAACCGATGATTCGATTGTGCGGGTCATGAATGAAGAGCCCTTGATGCTGCGACGTTCGCGGGGATACGTGCCTCGCGCGGTGAAATTAAACCGGGCGCAACCCTCGGTGCTGGCGTTGGGAGCGGACCTGAAGAACACCATCTGTCTGACCGCCGATGATCGTGCGACCCTGAGTCACCATATTGGCGATCTTAAAAATCAGGCAGTTCTCGATTCACTCAAACAAGCAGTCGAACATCTGCAGCAACTGCATCATATTCAGCCGCAGCTGGTTGCACATGACCTGCACCCTGATTATTTTTCGACCTCAGTCGCCATGCAGATGACTCATTTGCCTAAACTGGCGGTTCAGCATCATCACGCCCACCTTGTCAGTTGTCTGACCGATAATGGCCGTGACGAACCGGTGCTGGGTGTGATCTTCGACGGGGTGGGGTACGGCAGTGACGGGCACATCTGGGGTGGCGAATTTCTGCTTGGTGATGCTGCAGGGTTTGAACGGGTTGGACATTTGGCGGAACTGGCCATGCCAGGGGGGGATGCCGCAACCCGTGAACCCTGGCGGATGGCATTAAGCCTGTTAGTCGCGGCCTATGGGGAGAACCTCCCGGCGCTCGCGGTGCTCGAAGATATTCCGCCCGTAAACCGCAGATTGTTGCTCCAGATGATGCACAAAGAGATCAACACGCCGCTGACATCCAGTTGTGGGCGTCTGTTTGATGCAGTTGCGTCCCTGGCGGGATTACGCCAGACGGTCAGTTATGAAGGGCAGGCGGCGCTGGAACTTGAAATGCGTATTGATAAGACGCAACAATTGACACCCTACCGTTTTGAACTGCTGGATAATGACGGGAAGATTATCGTTAATCCGCGACCCATGGTGCATGAACTGGTGGCCGACCTGCAACAGGGGCGGGACGCGGGAGCGGTCAGTCTCAGGTTTCATCTGGGCCTTGCTGAGGCGATCTTGCAGGTATGTCAAAGAATCCGCGCGCGGCAGGGGGC
Above is a genomic segment from Geopsychrobacter electrodiphilus DSM 16401 containing:
- a CDS encoding rhodanese-like domain-containing protein; the protein is MELSTGFRQLVAEAESRVKRVQVTDLLEDAQRQNYMLVDLRDIRELWREGTIPGSIHVPRGMLEFWVDPESPYFHKAFIDPKPLILFCNKGWRSALAADVCQRMGITRVAHIEGGYEAWVAAGGAVEPKEKR
- the hypF gene encoding carbamoyltransferase HypF gives rise to the protein MLNKRHVIRVEGIVQGVGFRPFIYRQAQLFALNGWVYNDTQGVLIEVEGPESQFALFLTAIRTKLPPLAHISCLSTHEIPLTSVPGFAIRDSRHSVQQSTQISPDAYVCPDCLSELFAPEDRRFRYPFINCTNCGPRYSIVCGVPYDRPLTTMVDFPLCQACQQEYDDPTSRRFHAQPNACTDCGPALGLFDQDGVQIPTDDPLAESLVCLQQGEVLAIKGLGGFHLAVDAQNCAAVARLRQRKFRDEKPFALMAKDIQTVGQFAHLGAVEKRLLESVERPIVLLEKKLEQTLICELTAPNNRYLGVMLPYTPLHYLLFEAFPALIMTSGNQSDEPIAYGEAEAFARLNGIADVYLSHNRRIQIRTDDSIVRVMNEEPLMLRRSRGYVPRAVKLNRAQPSVLALGADLKNTICLTADDRATLSHHIGDLKNQAVLDSLKQAVEHLQQLHHIQPQLVAHDLHPDYFSTSVAMQMTHLPKLAVQHHHAHLVSCLTDNGRDEPVLGVIFDGVGYGSDGHIWGGEFLLGDAAGFERVGHLAELAMPGGDAATREPWRMALSLLVAAYGENLPALAVLEDIPPVNRRLLLQMMHKEINTPLTSSCGRLFDAVASLAGLRQTVSYEGQAALELEMRIDKTQQLTPYRFELLDNDGKIIVNPRPMVHELVADLQQGRDAGAVSLRFHLGLAEAILQVCQRIRARQGALPIALSGGVFQNVFLTERVTALLRAANFEVLLHRQTPPNDGGLALGQVVIAGRYLDSLKLPDCLPGVAGAYQLDGYQHR
- a CDS encoding PD-(D/E)XK nuclease family protein, with protein sequence MTAFLKKITSAVAEGALVLTSNKRLARHLHQAYDRHMQGLGKQVWPTPQIFSLDAWFDRRIADLSEDWRLLQGPQLKRLWEQIIEEDSAGSEKELLQLSATAEKARQAAELLSEYGCTLDSFSLTEDQRAFNTWLGRYRKFCEDQGFLDRAALASLVLDGLKTGKLCCAERLLVSGFDQLSPLLLSLCRQIETCGGQVEVIQPELASACRPGLYAARDQRYEMQQAACWARGLLLQGADSIGIVVTDLQARRSSIERIFRDQIDPQAILRLSEEETAFSLSLGAPLIEQGPIYAALEILAVGYRLTLDQLSFLLRTPYLGGSVTEADCRAIFDSQVRSFRQQSFRLERIIKLTAPVKPKKEDEVTPGQGRAPGFGVHLQRLAKLTAGEQRKMPGEWVTLFASTLSQAGWPGERSLASSEYQMLKVWHDRVLPAFASLDAVSAPIERNQALTLLRRLTAETEFQLEAPTGPVQVVGLLESAGLEFEHLWVMGMAEDALPSPARPNPFLPVALQVAEHMPHANAERELEFARQVVIRLKAASPATIFSYALRDGDCDLRPSPLIHDLPMVEPVFAFPADMRSQMLTNPLFLDEHSDVQGPLLAMERAQGGTSILKDQALCPFRAFARHRLQAYSFDEAQPGLDAMTRGNLLHKSLELFWLEVKDQRTLNGLSGTRRCDTIQRAVTLALDLYFKDRPEPQSGLLEIEQTRLQNLIEEWLDQIEQGRPPFEIIKLEDDRVQQIGPLQIRTIIDRIDRLEDGSLVILDYKTGAVEAELLVGERLLEPQLPIYAITNSEAEADGVAFAQVRRGSCKLIGVARETGLLPKVDGVERHKKAQLLALHSWDELLKHWRQQLETVAADFGAGVARVDPVDYKHACQYCDLTGLCRIAEAEVRIATFGGEE
- a CDS encoding class I SAM-dependent methyltransferase, with product MNLYRSLVARFYDYAMRKVEHLCLEGWRTELLSEVDGDVLEIGAGTGVNLEYYSSGVKHLVLCEPDAAMRQRLERRLQDNPRASVLISPCAAERLDVADASIDNLVSTLVFCSVTNPQLAMLEAFRVLKSGGRLVLMEHVAANPDSGLFFWQRFWQPLWKGFACNCHLTRETAQLLEEIGFKLALRPETMRGAPAIAAPMIVGYAIRP
- a CDS encoding UvrD-helicase domain-containing protein; protein product: MSLTIADQAQRQAAIDPARSYIVQAPAGSGKTELLIQRFLALLGRVEKPQQILAITFTRKAATEMRNRLLEALTAAHQACPAEEHKAQTWHLARQALQRDQDKAWNILQNPALLAIQTIDSFNSSLVRKMPWLSRFGGLPELADDPEQLYLKATERLLQRLGTDQPGSASIKRLLAHLDNNMARLQQMLVAMLQKRDQWLRHLYGIRDADPCDLLEDSLAQVVALDLAGLAAATPQGLCTEILACGRTAAANLAQGKERPLLYLTDLEWMPRAESAHLPLWQGLADLLLAGVGTLRKPGGINAGIGFPASDNEPRARMQQLVEQLAAFPLFIEKLDTCRNLPDAKYPPEQRLILACLIELLPLLVGELWLVFRGEGQADYAEIALMAMAALGSADDPSDLLLKLDSRLEHILVDEFQDTSWMQYGLLEMLTAGWQAGDGRSLFLVGDPMQSIYRFREAEVGLFLKSFEGQLGAQGPTLEPLHLCCNFRSQAGLVDWVNLTFAEIFPAQVDAATGSVPLAAATAVHATLTPPAVTLAAFNGRDDKSEGTLVAGLVKRIQQASPEHSIAILVRGRSHLTVILHQLREQGLRYQAKEIEYLGTQPVALDLLALVRALVHRADRLAWLTVLRAPWCGLMLSDLHTLIEEARGEPLPAVLQNPKRLLALSVDGQARLARIWPVLEQGVNRRGRFNLRQLLESCWLSLGGPACYNQEGIEDAALVFDLVEHLQKGGEMPTHASLEQGLAKLFAVPDTEADGRLQVMTIHKSKGLEFDHVILPGLGRMPAGNDNPLLRWLEHPQVGLLLAPIAAKNGGEQDPIYQFIGRLERQKQDFEASRLLYVAATRARQHLHLFAHAKENSKGELKPANGSLLAKLWPVIEAEFCRQSHAAVAEERESFALNLRRLSLDWSLPQAEAAPIPEISQANKASAPAEEETLFFSGWEQQSLRHVGTLVHTILEQIGRQGCDFWVAGEVAQQDQRLKRQLASLGVPAHDQGGALTRIREAVNRTLSSQQGQWILHAHREGACELELSGQIAGQAIHAVIDRTFIDENGTRWVIDYKTSSPKVAEKVESFIQRETDHYRTQLSGYLRLMAAMEPQREIRAALYFPMIDHFVELDDGSR
- a CDS encoding DUF2059 domain-containing protein, whose translation is MKKLVMFALIVLISLPVVARAGDTERRQLAEQFLTLNKVKEQVDMMYGKVEGIIVSQIEAIDIPENREKNLLEMQKIARNLLFKGLSWDSLKEEYTKLYTDTFTEKELQGLIEFSKSPLGQKMAEKSPILMQKSMEIGRQHAQQVMPKVQQAIQDYMKENVKTVKTPSETSEKKPAAGKTAD
- a CDS encoding DUF924 family protein encodes the protein MKKRLQEVHSFWFGQSEDDLEVIRQKGKLWFAKDEQVDQFIRETFSDLMQLASREQISLKPLSPSLQLAVILLLDQFSRNVYRNDPRSFVSDPVARKLVQQLMPLAEALRPVEKVFLYLPLEHSENLDDQRKSVALFLQLSESVDDRLKDAFVGFFDYAVRHHDIIVRFGRFPHRNKVLGRTSSAEELRFLLQPGSSF